One Deltaproteobacteria bacterium DNA window includes the following coding sequences:
- a CDS encoding ATP-grasp domain-containing protein, whose protein sequence is MRVGLSYNVKPAHSPAHLPEDAFEEYDSEATVGHICNALSALGHDVVRLGAGPGIIDAIRKHKPEIVFNIAEGEGGRCREAHVPALLEMLGIPYVGSDPLTLCVTLDKPVAKRLVAAGGFHTPGFRTFSSSAEFSAHGLSFPVIVKPAFEGSSKGVRLTSRAAEPSQARDMVKFVTETYRQEAIVEEFVAGPEVTVGLLGNESPRVVGVMEIAPKKVRPEDFVYSLEVKRDWENQVEYRCPPPFAKETIAEIERCAWGIYRLLGCRDFSRIDFRIDGGGVPQFIECNPLPGLSPGYGDLPIMAERMGLSYLSLISEILSHALSRREVGGR, encoded by the coding sequence GTGCGAGTCGGCCTCTCCTACAACGTAAAACCGGCCCATTCTCCCGCTCACCTCCCTGAAGACGCCTTCGAGGAGTACGACTCCGAGGCGACGGTGGGGCACATCTGCAATGCCCTTTCCGCCCTCGGCCACGATGTGGTCCGGCTCGGCGCCGGCCCCGGCATCATAGACGCCATCAGGAAACACAAACCCGAAATAGTCTTCAACATAGCGGAAGGCGAAGGCGGGCGGTGCCGCGAGGCGCACGTGCCGGCCCTCCTGGAAATGCTTGGCATCCCTTATGTCGGATCGGATCCGCTGACGCTCTGCGTCACTCTCGACAAGCCTGTCGCCAAGCGGCTGGTGGCGGCGGGAGGATTCCACACCCCGGGGTTCCGCACCTTCAGTTCGTCCGCCGAATTTTCCGCTCACGGCCTCTCCTTCCCCGTCATCGTGAAGCCCGCCTTCGAGGGGTCGAGCAAGGGGGTGCGGCTCACATCCCGGGCCGCCGAGCCATCGCAGGCGCGCGACATGGTGAAGTTCGTCACGGAAACGTATCGCCAGGAGGCCATCGTCGAGGAATTCGTAGCGGGCCCCGAGGTCACCGTGGGACTGCTGGGCAACGAAAGTCCGCGGGTGGTCGGCGTCATGGAGATCGCACCGAAGAAGGTGCGGCCGGAGGACTTCGTCTATTCCCTCGAAGTCAAGCGCGACTGGGAAAACCAGGTCGAATACCGATGCCCGCCGCCTTTCGCGAAAGAGACGATCGCCGAAATCGAGCGGTGCGCGTGGGGGATCTACCGGCTTCTCGGTTGCAGGGATTTCTCCCGGATCGATTTCCGGATCGACGGCGGAGGCGTTCCCCAGTTCATCGAATGCAATCCCCTTCCCGGCCTCTCCCCCGGCTACGGCGACCTGCCGATCATGGCCGAAAGGATGGGCCTGTCCTATCTTTCCCTGATCTCGGAGATCCTTTCGCACGCTCTCTCGCGCCGGGAGGTGGGGGGACGGTGA
- a CDS encoding ATP-grasp domain-containing protein: MTIGGIAGKKIAVLYTSVEESLAGVEDPGMRESMDLAVSARSVTDALANLGADARYFSFGRDIVALAESFRSFGAEAVFNLSECPLNSAQKEPHGAAFLELLKIPYTGNGPMALAVCNNKALTKRILSSHGIATPEFRLFSAPPRRHSGLVFPVIVKPSKEDGSAGITEESVVDDEAGLKKRVAHVVEKYNQEALVEEYVGGREFNVAVLGNGTAVDPHRAFPPAELVYRNRKWRICSFESKWDPNHPSFAEIAPRCPADVSDGLRSRLAEITMECARIFGLCGYSRVDYRTSRSGKLFVLEVNPNPDISPDAGLARAARAEGLAYEALVAEILRLGLARGAR; the protein is encoded by the coding sequence GTGACCATCGGGGGTATCGCCGGTAAGAAGATCGCGGTGCTCTACACTTCCGTGGAGGAGTCGCTTGCGGGGGTGGAGGACCCCGGGATGCGCGAGAGCATGGACCTGGCGGTAAGCGCCCGGTCGGTCACGGATGCCCTGGCGAACCTGGGAGCCGACGCGCGGTATTTTTCGTTCGGCAGGGACATCGTGGCGCTCGCGGAATCGTTCCGCTCCTTCGGTGCGGAAGCGGTGTTCAACCTGAGCGAATGCCCCCTGAACTCGGCGCAGAAGGAGCCCCACGGCGCTGCGTTCCTGGAATTGCTGAAGATCCCCTACACGGGAAACGGCCCGATGGCCCTGGCGGTCTGCAACAACAAGGCGCTCACCAAGAGAATCCTATCCTCGCACGGAATCGCGACGCCGGAGTTCCGCCTCTTCTCCGCCCCTCCCCGTCGCCATTCGGGACTTGTCTTCCCCGTCATCGTGAAGCCGTCGAAGGAGGACGGATCGGCGGGGATCACCGAGGAGAGCGTCGTCGACGACGAGGCGGGGCTCAAAAAGAGGGTGGCGCACGTCGTGGAGAAGTACAACCAGGAGGCGCTCGTCGAAGAGTACGTGGGCGGAAGGGAATTCAACGTGGCCGTGCTGGGCAACGGCACGGCAGTGGATCCCCATCGCGCGTTCCCCCCTGCGGAGCTCGTATACCGGAACCGCAAGTGGCGGATCTGCTCTTTCGAATCGAAGTGGGACCCGAACCATCCGTCCTTCGCCGAAATCGCTCCCCGGTGCCCTGCGGACGTTTCGGACGGATTGAGGTCGCGCCTTGCGGAAATTACGATGGAATGCGCGCGGATCTTCGGGCTGTGCGGCTATTCCCGCGTGGACTACCGCACCAGCCGTAGCGGGAAACTTTTCGTCCTCGAAGTGAATCCGAATCCCGATATCTCCCCCGACGCCGGGCTTGCGCGCGCCGCCCGCGCAGAGGGGCTTGCTTATGAAGCGCTGGTCGCGGAAATCCTGCGGCTGGGGCTGGCGCGGGGGGCGCGATGA